One part of the Anaeromyxobacter sp. Fw109-5 genome encodes these proteins:
- the pta gene encoding phosphate acetyltransferase, with protein MPRTLLVAPAGRQVGVTTVCLGLVRALDRLGVRVAFAKPIAARGENRAAALLKLGARVDSPEPIARAAAENLLATGDDQTLMERVVALCASAAEGADVLVVEGMAPEPGMVWSTRVNALMLKALDAELVIVGAPRGETPAELANAVSIAARGLGADVDGRGVGCILNRVTAGAASAGEARTHWFDAAVEAEDVPPSVLDGYADALRAEKLRPIGIVPSRSDLAAPRVKDLAGALGAKVLRAGDQDRRRIRSVALCAMSVPGSIKVFRPGTLIITPGDRSDIVVAASLAVLNGMPLAGLLLTGGVEPEEHVFAMCERALETGLPILAVKEGSYAAASAVAAMNLQIPPDDVERVERVMNTVADRLDREWLEGLGRTRRVRRLSPPAFRHRLVESARAADKRIVLPEGTEPRTIAAASIVQERGIARCVLLGNPDEIRDVARKQGVSLPASLELLDPAVIAPRYVEPLVERRRSKGMTPEMARSELGDTIMVGTMMMALDEADGLVSGALHTTAHTIRPALQIIKTVPGCDLVSSVFFMCLPEQVLVFGDCAVNPNPTAEQLADIAIQSADSARAFGIDPRVAMLSYSTGTSGTGADVEKVKKATELARAQRPDLAVDGPLQYDAAIVPDVGRQKAPKSDVAGRATVFVFPDLNTGNVTYKAVQRSANVVSIGPMLQGLAKPVNDLSRGCLVEDIVFTITLTAIQAQQRAAQR; from the coding sequence ATGCCCCGCACCCTCCTCGTCGCCCCCGCCGGCCGCCAGGTCGGCGTCACCACCGTCTGCCTCGGCCTCGTCCGGGCGCTCGACCGCCTCGGCGTCCGGGTCGCCTTCGCGAAGCCGATCGCCGCCCGCGGCGAGAACCGCGCCGCGGCGCTCCTGAAGCTCGGCGCGCGCGTCGATTCGCCCGAGCCGATCGCGCGCGCGGCCGCGGAGAACCTGCTCGCCACCGGGGACGACCAGACGCTCATGGAGCGCGTGGTGGCGCTGTGCGCCAGCGCCGCCGAGGGCGCCGACGTCCTGGTGGTGGAGGGGATGGCCCCGGAGCCGGGCATGGTGTGGTCCACGCGCGTCAACGCGCTCATGCTCAAGGCCCTCGACGCGGAGCTCGTGATCGTGGGGGCGCCCCGGGGCGAGACGCCCGCGGAGCTCGCGAACGCGGTGTCCATCGCCGCCCGCGGCCTCGGCGCCGACGTGGACGGGCGCGGGGTCGGGTGCATCCTGAACCGGGTCACCGCGGGCGCGGCGAGCGCGGGTGAGGCGCGCACGCACTGGTTCGACGCCGCCGTGGAGGCCGAGGACGTGCCGCCGTCCGTGCTCGACGGCTACGCCGACGCGCTGCGCGCCGAGAAGCTCCGGCCCATCGGGATCGTCCCCTCCCGCAGCGACCTCGCCGCCCCGCGCGTGAAGGACCTCGCGGGCGCGCTGGGCGCGAAGGTGCTCCGCGCCGGCGATCAGGACCGGCGCCGCATCCGCAGCGTCGCCCTGTGCGCGATGAGCGTGCCCGGCTCCATCAAGGTCTTCCGCCCCGGGACCCTCATCATCACCCCCGGCGACCGGAGCGACATCGTGGTGGCCGCGTCCCTGGCGGTGCTGAACGGGATGCCGCTCGCCGGGCTGCTGCTCACCGGCGGGGTGGAGCCCGAGGAGCACGTGTTCGCCATGTGCGAGCGGGCGCTCGAGACCGGCCTGCCGATCCTGGCCGTGAAGGAGGGCAGCTACGCCGCCGCCAGCGCCGTCGCCGCGATGAACCTCCAGATCCCGCCGGACGACGTGGAGCGGGTCGAGCGCGTCATGAACACCGTCGCCGACCGGCTCGACCGCGAGTGGCTGGAGGGCCTCGGCCGCACCCGGCGCGTGCGCCGGCTGTCGCCCCCGGCGTTCCGGCACCGGCTGGTCGAGTCGGCGCGCGCGGCGGACAAGCGCATCGTGCTCCCCGAGGGCACCGAGCCGCGCACCATCGCCGCCGCCTCCATCGTGCAGGAGCGCGGGATCGCGCGCTGCGTGCTGCTCGGCAACCCCGACGAGATCCGCGACGTGGCCCGGAAGCAGGGGGTGAGCCTCCCCGCCTCGCTCGAGCTCCTCGATCCGGCGGTGATCGCCCCTCGGTACGTGGAGCCCCTCGTCGAGCGCCGCCGCAGCAAGGGGATGACGCCGGAGATGGCGCGGAGCGAGCTCGGCGACACCATCATGGTGGGCACCATGATGATGGCGCTCGACGAGGCGGACGGCCTGGTGTCCGGGGCCCTCCACACGACGGCGCACACCATCCGGCCGGCGCTGCAGATCATCAAGACGGTGCCCGGCTGCGACCTCGTGTCGAGCGTGTTCTTCATGTGCCTGCCGGAGCAGGTGCTCGTCTTCGGCGACTGCGCCGTGAACCCGAACCCCACCGCCGAGCAGCTCGCCGACATCGCCATCCAGAGCGCCGACTCCGCCCGCGCGTTCGGCATCGACCCCCGCGTGGCGATGCTCTCCTACTCCACCGGCACGAGCGGCACCGGCGCGGACGTGGAGAAGGTGAAGAAGGCGACCGAGCTCGCGCGGGCGCAGCGCCCCGACCTCGCCGTCGACGGCCCCCTCCAGTACGACGCCGCCATCGTCCCCGACGTCGGGCGGCAGAAGGCGCCGAAGTCCGACGTGGCCGGCCGGGCGACCGTGTTCGTGTTCCCGGACCTCAACACCGGCAACGTCACCTACAAGGCGGTGCAGCGCAGCGCCAACGTGGTGAGCATCGGCCCCATGCTGCAGGGGCTCGCGAAGCCGGTGAACGACCTGAGCCGCGGCTGCCTCGTCGAGGACATCGTCTTCACCATCACCCTCACCGCCATCCAGGCGCAGCAGCGCGCGGCCCAGCGCTGA